In one Thermaerobacter sp. PB12/4term genomic region, the following are encoded:
- the glyS gene encoding glycine--tRNA ligase subunit beta — MDQREMDQSEMDQRLDLLVEVGCEEIPAGDCGEARRQLAERAGTALAEAGLTYEVVRSLGTPRRLTLVVQGLSPRQEAREEWVRGPSRAAAFGPGGEPAPAALGFARSQGVEVSQLVVRQTPQGEYVFARKVHQGRPAAEVLAELLPAVLGGLEFRRTMRWGAGEHRFIRPVHWLVALLGEEVLPVSFAGVRAGRVSYGHRFLHPEAVELASAAEDEYRRRLAQAYVVVDPEERRQRIVEQAQAVAAAVGGEAEIDPELLDEVVDLVEYPTAFAGSFAAEMLELPRDVLVTTMKVHQRYFPVRQPGESRLMPYFIAVRNGDERHLQTVRQGNERVIRARLADARFFFQQDRQRRLADRVADLERVSFLPGLGTLLDKTRRLERLVGWLAERLDLPAPEREQAARAAHLAKADLVAALVYEFTELAGRMGRQYALLDGEPAAVAEALAEQYLPRGGDDEPLPSTRPGLLLAIADRADTLAGCFAAGLEPTGSQDPYGLRRAGVGLLRLLAGPAAQGPAGRTGGGAGTPAGTGATGSGHPSLPPLDVLLDQALAGYLPPVASPAVEVRFDPGEVRARLLDFLVARLRGLLAEAGYAHDVIQAVLAVDARDVPGVWARARAVAELVASPLAADVLTVHRRAANLAGRAEADAVDPALFREPEEQALYAAVQAAAGQVEEALAARDYGAYFQAIAGLRPAVDAFLDRVLVMAEDPALRANRLALLKRVAGLAGRVAALGELAAGV, encoded by the coding sequence CGGAGCGGGCCGGCACGGCCCTGGCGGAGGCGGGCCTGACGTATGAGGTGGTGCGGTCCCTGGGAACCCCGCGCCGGCTCACCCTGGTGGTGCAGGGGCTGTCACCGCGGCAGGAGGCCCGGGAGGAGTGGGTCCGGGGGCCGTCCCGGGCCGCGGCCTTCGGTCCGGGCGGCGAGCCGGCGCCGGCGGCCCTGGGCTTTGCCCGCAGCCAGGGGGTTGAGGTGAGCCAGCTGGTGGTGCGCCAGACCCCCCAGGGCGAGTACGTCTTCGCCCGCAAGGTCCACCAGGGGCGGCCTGCGGCGGAGGTGCTGGCGGAGTTGCTGCCGGCCGTCCTGGGCGGCCTTGAGTTCCGCCGCACCATGCGCTGGGGGGCCGGCGAGCACCGGTTCATCCGCCCCGTCCACTGGCTGGTGGCCCTGCTGGGCGAGGAGGTGCTGCCGGTCTCCTTCGCCGGGGTGCGGGCAGGGCGGGTGAGTTACGGTCACCGGTTCCTCCATCCGGAGGCGGTGGAACTGGCCTCGGCGGCGGAAGACGAGTACCGCCGCCGGCTGGCGCAAGCCTACGTGGTGGTCGATCCCGAGGAGCGGCGGCAGCGGATCGTGGAGCAGGCGCAGGCGGTGGCTGCGGCCGTGGGGGGCGAGGCGGAGATCGACCCCGAGCTGCTGGATGAGGTGGTCGACCTGGTGGAGTACCCGACGGCTTTTGCAGGCTCCTTCGCCGCCGAGATGCTGGAGCTGCCGCGGGACGTGCTGGTCACCACCATGAAGGTCCACCAGCGCTACTTCCCCGTGCGGCAGCCGGGGGAGAGCCGCCTGATGCCCTACTTCATCGCCGTCCGCAACGGCGACGAGCGGCACCTTCAGACGGTGCGGCAGGGGAACGAGCGGGTGATCCGCGCCCGGCTGGCCGACGCCCGGTTCTTCTTCCAGCAGGACCGGCAGCGGCGGCTGGCGGACCGGGTGGCAGACCTGGAGCGGGTCTCCTTCCTCCCGGGCCTGGGCACCTTGCTGGACAAGACGCGGCGGCTGGAGCGGCTGGTGGGATGGCTGGCGGAGCGACTGGACCTGCCGGCGCCGGAGCGGGAGCAGGCGGCCCGGGCGGCCCACCTGGCCAAGGCCGACCTGGTCGCCGCCCTGGTCTACGAGTTCACCGAGCTGGCGGGCCGCATGGGGCGGCAGTACGCTCTGCTGGACGGCGAGCCGGCGGCGGTCGCCGAGGCCCTGGCCGAGCAGTACCTGCCGCGGGGCGGGGACGACGAGCCGCTGCCGTCCACTCGGCCGGGGCTCTTGTTAGCCATCGCCGACCGGGCCGACACCCTGGCCGGTTGCTTCGCCGCGGGCCTGGAACCCACGGGCTCCCAGGACCCCTACGGCCTGCGCCGGGCGGGGGTGGGCCTGCTCCGACTGCTGGCCGGGCCCGCGGCGCAAGGGCCGGCGGGCCGGACGGGAGGCGGCGCCGGAACGCCCGCCGGCACGGGCGCAACCGGATCGGGCCACCCGTCGCTGCCCCCTCTAGATGTCCTGCTGGATCAGGCCCTGGCCGGCTACCTGCCGCCCGTGGCGTCGCCGGCGGTGGAAGTGCGGTTCGACCCGGGCGAGGTCAGGGCCAGGCTGCTGGACTTCCTGGTGGCGCGGCTGCGCGGGCTGCTGGCCGAGGCAGGTTACGCCCACGACGTCATCCAGGCGGTGCTGGCGGTCGACGCCCGCGACGTGCCCGGGGTCTGGGCGCGGGCCCGGGCGGTGGCGGAACTGGTGGCCTCGCCCCTGGCTGCCGACGTGCTGACCGTCCACCGGCGGGCGGCCAACCTGGCCGGGCGGGCGGAGGCGGACGCCGTCGACCCGGCCCTGTTCCGGGAGCCCGAGGAGCAGGCGCTCTACGCCGCCGTGCAGGCGGCCGCCGGGCAGGTGGAGGAGGCCCTGGCGGCCCGGGATTATGGCGCCTACTTCCAGGCCATCGCCGGGCTGCGGCCCGCCGTCGACGCCTTCCTCGACCGGGTGCTGGTGATGGCGGAAGATCCGGCCCTCCGGGCCAACCGCCTCGCCTTGCTGAAGCGGGTGGCCGGCCTGGCCGGCCGGGTGGCGGCCCTCGGGGAGCTGGCGGCCGGCGTCTAG
- a CDS encoding pyruvate, water dikinase regulatory protein, whose translation MAEPVVFIVSDSLGETAELVARAAASQFNGHRATFYRFPYVDRMETVDEIVERARREQRSLIVHTLILEDLRRALNEKAEAAGIPVVDIMGPMMAAWMRVAERPPRLQPGLRHRLDEEYFRRVEAVEFAVKYDDGKDPRGLLQADIVLLGVSRTSKTPVSMYLAHRMYKVANVPLIPEVEPPPELYKVPRNRLVGLIIRPDALQRIRRERLKAIGLDEDSSYGSLQRIQEELAYAQRIFRELGCPVIDVTNKAVEETANTVLQILAKGERHEHGDR comes from the coding sequence GTGGCAGAACCGGTGGTGTTCATCGTCTCCGATTCCCTGGGCGAGACCGCCGAGCTGGTGGCCCGGGCGGCGGCCAGCCAGTTCAACGGTCATCGCGCGACCTTCTACCGCTTCCCCTACGTGGATCGCATGGAGACCGTCGACGAGATCGTGGAGCGGGCTCGCCGCGAACAGCGCAGCCTGATCGTCCACACCCTGATCCTGGAAGACCTGCGCCGGGCGCTGAACGAAAAGGCCGAGGCGGCGGGGATCCCCGTGGTCGACATCATGGGGCCGATGATGGCGGCCTGGATGCGGGTGGCGGAGCGCCCGCCGCGGCTGCAGCCCGGCCTGCGCCACCGCCTGGACGAGGAGTACTTCCGGCGGGTGGAAGCCGTGGAGTTCGCCGTCAAGTACGACGACGGCAAGGATCCCCGCGGCCTGCTCCAGGCGGACATCGTGTTGCTGGGCGTCTCCCGGACCTCCAAAACGCCAGTCAGCATGTACCTGGCCCACCGCATGTACAAAGTGGCCAATGTGCCCCTGATCCCGGAGGTAGAGCCGCCGCCGGAATTGTATAAAGTACCGCGAAACCGGCTGGTGGGCCTGATCATCCGGCCCGATGCCCTGCAGCGGATCCGGCGGGAGCGGCTCAAGGCCATCGGCCTGGATGAGGACTCCAGCTACGGCAGCCTGCAACGGATCCAGGAAGAACTGGCCTATGCCCAGCGGATCTTCCGGGAGCTGGGCTGCCCCGTCATCGACGTGACCAACAAGGCCGTGGAGGAGACGGCCAACACGGTGCTGCAGATCCTGGCGAAGGGGGAGCGCCATGAGCACGGGGACCGCTGA
- the ppdK gene encoding pyruvate, phosphate dikinase has translation MSTGTAEPAAQPQAAPRRWVYFFDEGAGAGRALLGGKGANLAEMTRIGLPVPPGFTITTEACKAYLAAGGAFPPGLMEQVEQQLARLEGEIGRRFGDPERPLLVSVRSGAPVSMPGMMDTILNLGINDQAVQGLARETGDPRFAFDCYRRLIQMFGDVVLRVPAARFEHALEAARQRRGVRFDHELPAQELERLVETFKGIVREEAGRDFPQDPRQQLELAIRAVFDSWNNERAKVYRRIHKIPDDLGTGVNVQAMVFGNTGPDSGTGVMFTRNPSTGARELYGEYLPNAQGEDVVAGIRTPEPIARLKDERPDLYRQLEQVAQRLEQHYRDMQDIEFTVDRGRLFLLQTRSGKRTAAAAVRIAYDMVQEGLIDRETALLRVDPDQVARLLHKHVDPNVAVEPLAQGLPASPGAAVGAIVFDADEAERLGREGQAVILVRPETTPDDIHGIVAAQGVLTSRGGMTSHAAVVARGMGKPAVCGCEALRIDLEREEFQVGGRVFRKGDVITIDGATGRVFAGQVPLVEPELSPEFRQLLEWADQARRLGVLANADTPEDARRAREFGAEGIGLCRTEHMFMGPERLPAVQRMILAETREEREAALAELAAMQQSDFEGILEAMAGLPVTIRLLDPPLHEFLPSLEELLVEVTRLELEGGDPARLEERRELLRKVRALHEANPMLGHRGCRLGITFPEVYEMQARAIFWATANLRRRGVDARPEIMIPLVAHVRELAFLRERIEAVRREVEAETGLELKVRIGTMIEVPRAALTAGEIAQVAEFFSFGTNDLTQTTFGFSRDDAEGKFLHHYLAEKILPENPFVSLDAAGVGRLIQLAVADGRQARPDLKVGICGEHGGDPASIAFCHRAGLDYVSCSPFRVLIARLAAGRAAVEEGGSGGGGGEG, from the coding sequence ATGAGCACGGGGACCGCTGAGCCCGCGGCCCAGCCCCAGGCGGCGCCGCGGCGGTGGGTCTACTTCTTCGACGAGGGAGCGGGGGCCGGCCGGGCCCTCCTGGGCGGCAAGGGCGCCAACCTGGCCGAGATGACCCGCATCGGCCTGCCCGTCCCGCCGGGCTTCACCATCACCACCGAGGCCTGCAAGGCCTACCTGGCCGCCGGCGGGGCGTTCCCGCCCGGCCTCATGGAGCAGGTGGAGCAGCAGCTGGCGCGGCTCGAGGGGGAGATCGGCCGCCGCTTCGGCGATCCGGAGCGGCCCCTGCTGGTGTCGGTGCGCTCGGGGGCGCCCGTCTCCATGCCGGGGATGATGGACACCATCCTCAACCTGGGGATCAACGACCAGGCGGTGCAGGGACTGGCCCGGGAGACGGGGGACCCGCGCTTTGCCTTCGACTGCTACCGGCGGCTGATCCAGATGTTCGGCGACGTGGTGCTGCGGGTGCCCGCCGCCCGCTTCGAGCACGCCCTGGAGGCGGCCCGGCAGCGGCGGGGCGTCCGGTTCGACCACGAGCTGCCGGCCCAGGAACTGGAGCGGTTGGTGGAGACCTTCAAGGGCATCGTCCGGGAGGAGGCCGGCCGCGACTTCCCCCAGGACCCGCGGCAGCAGCTGGAGCTGGCCATCCGGGCCGTGTTCGACTCCTGGAACAACGAGCGGGCCAAGGTCTACCGCCGCATCCACAAGATCCCCGACGACCTGGGCACGGGCGTCAACGTCCAGGCCATGGTCTTCGGCAACACGGGGCCCGACTCGGGCACCGGCGTGATGTTCACCCGCAACCCCTCCACGGGTGCCCGCGAGCTGTATGGCGAGTACCTTCCCAATGCCCAGGGGGAGGACGTGGTGGCGGGCATCCGCACGCCGGAGCCCATCGCCCGCCTCAAGGATGAGCGCCCCGACCTCTACCGGCAGCTGGAGCAGGTGGCCCAGCGCCTGGAGCAGCACTACCGGGACATGCAGGACATCGAGTTTACGGTCGACCGCGGCCGGCTCTTCCTCTTGCAGACCCGCAGCGGCAAGCGGACGGCAGCCGCGGCGGTGCGCATCGCCTATGACATGGTGCAGGAGGGCCTGATCGACCGGGAAACGGCCCTTTTGCGGGTCGACCCCGACCAGGTGGCCCGCCTCTTGCACAAGCACGTGGACCCCAACGTCGCGGTGGAGCCGCTGGCCCAGGGCCTGCCCGCCTCGCCGGGGGCGGCGGTGGGCGCCATCGTCTTCGACGCCGATGAGGCGGAACGGCTGGGGCGGGAGGGCCAGGCGGTCATCCTGGTTCGGCCCGAGACCACGCCCGACGACATCCACGGCATCGTGGCGGCCCAGGGGGTGCTGACCAGCCGCGGCGGCATGACCAGCCACGCCGCCGTGGTGGCCCGCGGCATGGGCAAGCCCGCCGTCTGCGGCTGCGAGGCGCTGCGCATCGACCTGGAACGGGAAGAGTTCCAGGTGGGCGGTCGGGTCTTCCGCAAGGGCGACGTGATCACCATCGACGGGGCCACGGGCCGGGTGTTCGCCGGCCAGGTGCCGCTGGTGGAACCGGAGCTGTCGCCGGAGTTCCGGCAGCTCCTGGAGTGGGCGGACCAGGCGCGGCGGCTGGGGGTGCTGGCCAACGCCGACACGCCGGAAGACGCCCGCCGGGCCCGGGAGTTTGGCGCCGAGGGCATCGGCCTCTGCCGGACCGAGCACATGTTCATGGGTCCCGAGCGGCTGCCCGCCGTCCAGCGCATGATCCTGGCCGAGACCCGGGAGGAGCGGGAGGCGGCCCTGGCCGAGCTGGCGGCGATGCAGCAATCCGACTTCGAAGGCATTCTGGAGGCCATGGCCGGGCTGCCGGTGACCATCCGGCTGCTGGACCCGCCGCTGCACGAGTTCCTGCCCTCCCTGGAGGAACTGCTGGTGGAGGTGACGCGGCTGGAGCTGGAGGGCGGCGACCCGGCCCGGCTGGAGGAACGCCGCGAGCTCCTGCGCAAGGTGCGGGCCCTGCACGAGGCCAACCCCATGCTGGGCCACCGCGGCTGCCGCCTGGGCATCACCTTCCCCGAGGTGTACGAGATGCAGGCCCGGGCCATCTTCTGGGCCACGGCCAACCTGCGGCGCCGCGGCGTGGACGCCCGGCCGGAGATCATGATCCCGCTGGTGGCCCACGTGCGGGAGCTGGCCTTCTTGCGGGAGCGCATCGAGGCGGTGCGCCGGGAGGTGGAGGCGGAGACGGGCCTGGAACTCAAGGTCCGGATCGGCACCATGATCGAGGTGCCGCGGGCCGCCCTGACGGCGGGCGAGATCGCCCAGGTGGCCGAGTTCTTCTCCTTCGGGACCAACGACCTGACCCAGACCACCTTCGGCTTCAGCCGCGACGACGCCGAGGGCAAGTTCCTCCACCACTACCTGGCGGAGAAGATCCTGCCCGAGAACCCCTTCGTGTCCCTGGACGCCGCCGGGGTGGGGCGGCTGATCCAGCTGGCCGTGGCCGACGGCCGCCAGGCCCGGCCCGACCTCAAGGTGGGCATCTGCGGCGAGCACGGCGGCGATCCGGCGTCCATCGCCTTCTGCCACCGGGCGGGGCTGGACTACGTCAGCTGCTCGCCCTTCCGCGTGCTCATCGCCCGGCTGGCGGCGGGCCGGGCGGCGGTGGAGGAAGGCGGCAGCGGGGGCGGCGGGGGCGAAGGGTGA